GGAACAAGAACATTAATGCCAAATTGGTGAGGATTTTGATCACTTAAAGTCTCTTTTTTGAGCTCGTTTCCGTTCGTTTCGGTGCTCGGTATAATTTTAATGTCTTCTTTCGTTTTGGTATGTGTCTGTTTTCGTGCAAATTTTGATGTGGGTTTGCTTTGATTCTGAAGACATCTAACTCTCTTCTGGATAATTTTGATTCACACTGTGATGTGGGTTTAGCTTAATTGTCAAGAATTTTGATTgggctttagatttttttatgcCAATTCCGATACGTCCGGCTTGATCTTCAAGAATTTGTTCATctgtttttatgtaattttaatttattgttttaacttGCTTTGATACTCAATAATTTTGTTCGGATTGTTCATGATTCGGTTGCGAATTCCGATGCGGCTTGGGcttatttatatgtatttttttctaaCTGTGCTGGGCatatatgtttgtatttttCGTCACTGTCTGATGGAGatcatattcttaaatattggatattgctttataaaaaatttaagaatatgATTTCCGCATGTATCCCAAACGtcataataaaaaaactacacaaaaaaaaaagaagaagaaaaaaacaaactacACAGACCTAGCTTGCACGGTTAGCAGGAGATCCTTATGAAGTTATGGTGGCCTCAAGGGGGAAGATCTCTCTGCTCATGCATGGTGAGCGGGGTGAGGAGATTTACTTCTCGTGCTTGTCTCTTCGCCTCCAACAATTCGCTTGGTAGGGCTGATTAACTTAGCAAGTTGGTAACAACCTATTTAACTCGCCATAGATAATCAGCAAGTTGGTAACAACCTATTTAACTTGCCATAGACTgcataacttatataattaaattaaatttggtcactgaaaaaaaaaacattatgacCACAGTATTGACTAATGATGATGCTCAGGCTTTTATGAAGTTCTGTGTTGGAAtgcaatcttatttttttaattgttttgttcACAACCTGTGTAGTTAGACCATGCTTTTTGCGTTTCTTAATAATCAAAATTTCTGTTTCCTGTTAACAAATTAGGTTAGGTCAATTGTTTGGATTAGTGCAATCCATTTATATTAAGCAGGTCAAAATGAGCCGgattttgtttgagtcaatcggatattatttgtttattaaatgAGTTATGCGGGTGACCCAACATGACTTGTTTATTTACACGGGTTGTGTGAGGATTGAAGGATTTAACATGTATAATTAAATGAGTTTTGTTAGGCTAGGGCCAtatagttttcttttgtttttcttatatagGTAGGCTAGAGCCATATACTTGTATGGCCATAACTCATCCAACCAATAAATTGTGTTGCCACCCCTATTGCTTGGGGTGGCTAACCATATCCTCAAGGGATAAAATGAAGGGGGTGGTCTGGCCACCtcaagttatttatttatttttagttacgTATGAACCAGAGACGTGGAGTCACCCTATGTGGGGGGAgtgtaatacttttattgtaatgccccaatagaaggcccaaaccaAATAGTCTATAGtctaaaaggactagttaatgatacaattgtGGCCTcattagaaccttataaagagcaagaacttctcattcctaaGTAATATGGGatttcatacaccacctaccctcacttatcatatggggtatcacatttgCCCACATTGAGAATATGAATAACACAGATAGAGGGGGTAATTTATAAAGGTGGTCATGGATTCTAAGTTCCACATTAGCTATTTATTAAGTGAATCCGAGCTTTCTAAGAGATTATAGAGAAACTTTAAATTTACTAGTCTTTTTGAGATAATGGCTTAGATGGGGTACTTTCCTTGGGTCGGTACATATGGAATTGAGGCCAGTAGGTAAGGTCAGCCATGAGATATCAGAGCACTGCTTGATATGGCTCGATGAGGGGAAGTTACCTAATGTACCTACCCTATGTGGGTTATTGCATAGGGTgattatatgcttaatgtggGACTGGGCTGTTGCAGGGAGAGTAATAGATACACAAAGTGGATTCTACAATATTTATTACTGCCTAGAAAATTCACATGGGCATTAATTAATGCTGTAAGAAccattttatttatctatttctcTCACGTTCTAGACCCTAAAGTTTGGGTAGAAACTTTAGAGAGTCCTAATCCCAAAATTCGTAATACTACTTGCCATATTCCTGTCTGATTAGGGTCTGCTTTATATACGtggtatttattattattttactcttGGGATTGTTCATGCTTTTCATGCAAACCCATATGTTGTTTGaggcatttatttatttcttgatGCTCTTAAACAAATTTTGATTTAGTTCTGAATAATGCTGGGATGCTTGCGGTATTGTAGTGGTGATTTGCTTTATTTTGTTCCCCcctccctttttcctttctttctgcACAGGTGGGTCAAATTATGAATTTAGGTTTTAGGTTATGAATATTTGTTCAATTCATcagcttttttttcttaatttccttttctttttttgtaatttttttaaatgatccTGACTGACACAAGGGTAATATTTGATGTTTTGCTTCAGGTACTTCTTGGTGATGTTGGAGCTGGGAAGTCTAGTTTAGTCTTGCGCTTTGTCAAAGGGCAATTTATTGAGTTTCAGGTTTGgtgctaataataatattggatCTATTATATTCTCAATTAAAGCTCTGCCTCTTTGATCCTGGAACTGATCTTTTGCCATGTAACTTCTGTAGGAATCCACAATAGGTGCTGCCTTTTTCTCACAAACTTTGGCTGTAAATGATGCAACAGTAAAATTTGAGATTTGGGATACAGCTGGTCAAGAGAGATACCATAGCTTGGCTCCTATGTACTACAGAGGAGCTGCTGCTGGAATTATTGTGTATGATATTACAAACCAAGTGAGTCATGAGAAAATGGAATGTATACCTATTCCCACTTCACGTGTTTTGCATTTTTGAAGggaaggtttttattttttttattttttgctttgctCCTTGTGAGGAGATTCATCCACTCTGCTTTTCACTCTTCTTCCCTACTGATGTTTACATATGGATACAGACATGCACATAGAGAGATGAGGGTGTCATAAtaactttttttcctctctaaaCAATCTACTATGAattttaatagaatttgaaaattaaaattgtagCATTGTCAATAAATATTCGCAAAGGCCTCATAGTATGATTTGctgaaattttagattttttggcTGAAGGAAATGGTTTAGGCCAGTTTGCTAAAATCTGTCAGCAGTTTAGATGTTTATGGAAAGTCTGGATTTTGGTTGATAATGCTGACAGTTGGCTTTGTTGCTATTAGTCAAATTAAGcaaacttttttttcccttctcttttagGCCTCATTTGAGCGGGCAAAAAAATGGGTCCAAGAGCTTCAAGCACAAGGTAGTGTTTTACATTCTTATGTTTCATAGAAAAAAAACGTGTATATACCTGTCTCTTTATTGGCCATTGCATGTAGCCTCCTTCATGTAGGACTTTATAGTCCTACATCTGAATCTGTTACAGCATCgattgaatttaataatttgtattAACTGCATTAGAAGAACATTAAATTGTATTACTAACTTCCTTTTTATGACATTAAATTTTCAACATTACTTAAAATACTGTTATTTTCCTATTTATTGTTACAAGGCAATCCAAATATGGTCATGGCACTGGCTGGCAACAAAGCGGATTTGCTAGATATGAGAAAGGTGGCAGCAGAGGCAAGCATCTGATTCCTGCTTTAGTTAATATGCTTAATTGTTAATTGCAGTAAATTGTGCAATCTGTGCAAACTGTATTGGCTTAACAACACCATTAAAATTGTGATGTTTCAAACAGTTAGTaattatttcttctttcttttcttttcttttttctgtttttttttggtgggttgtgcgttttgtgtttttttggtgtgtgtgttgttgggggggggggggggggggggtttgctGGTTGCTTCATTTAGGTTAGTTTCTAATTTAATGTAGGACCAACCTCTATAAAATGAATCACATGCCAAAACTGGATTCTTATttcatctttcttcttcctcacgTGACGACAAATTATCTAATATTTGGGTGAGCATTTTAACTCCCAGAAGATTTCTGTTAATTGAATCAAAATGTCAATGCATAGCATTATTGTGCAAGTGCTTATTAATCCTTGAGGAAACAGTTTAATTTGATACCTAAAGTTTAGAAACCTACCGACGAGTccagaaataattttaaaagttgcCACTAGGCCCTTttgaaaaatcaatattaagaGAAATAACATATGCCACATGGGTAGCTATTCATTTGGCATAGCTATATTAACAAGAATTTCtaaatttaaagtttttattttattttattttattagatacccaaaaaaaagaaaaaatgcagaagatttatttatttatttttttcccttaatcTGTAGATAaggattttattgatgagaacTAGGCATAGGATATTCAGACCATTGAAGTCTAATAACATCGACCACTGTAATAAAGTGTGAAAAACAAAGCTCTTAGCTTGTCTCCATTGACCGCTCATGATCTTCAAAGCTTTTGTCATTCCTCTCCCTTCAAAGACACCACCATAAGCAAATgggaaccatcttccatattgctaTGATTTGCGCGTTACCATGCAAACCTTTCCAATTTGCTAGGAAGTCAACTACCCTTCTTGACATCACCCAAGCTATCCCCACCCTAGCAAAAAAATCATTCCATAAGGTTGTGGCCACCTTGCAATGAAGAAGTAAATGGCCTACAGTCTCTCATCTCTTTCTGCACACGCAACAACACCAAGCAAAGGAATCAAAATTAACTGATAGCCAATACTAACAGGCAAGGGGTGGTAAGAAGTGAACATGTTTCCAAAGTTGTCATGTAGGCATTGCCCAATCTTTTCTATCTATCCTTAGAAGTAGGGCGAGTGTCTGAAGACCAGGTTATCACTTGGGGTCAGGTTATTTACTGGACTGGTTCCCATGTTGGGGAAGATAGAATAATATATGAAGGAAAGAAAATCTGCATGATATGTCCATTACATACATTTTTTAGGGTCTATTTGATAAAaggaataaacaaataaaaggaaGGAAATGAATGTGCTATGTCTAGTTCATACATTTTTTAAGGGCTGATAACTTAGCTTGTCTACTTGGAGAGATCTGTTTTTTTTAAGGCATtgcccgagtacacagggatTGTACAAAGAATCTGCCTAAAGTACCTGTAAGCACTAGGGAGGGATACAAGCAAATTATGAAAATTGTcctcattaaaaataatgaccAAAGCCcaagaaagaaatattataaaggAATCTCTTCAGCTCTAACAAGGAACGCTCCCAGTCTTCAAAACACCTcttatttctttccttccacAAACACCACATAATACAATGAGGGATCACTTTCCACATAGCGGCAATGTGAACATTTCCCCTAATACCTGTCCAGCATTTAAAAGTATCCAAAACTCTTCCAGGCATAACCCATGCCACACCAGTCTGATTAAGGATCTCATTCCACAATAAAACCGAGCCACCGCACAATGTAACAATAGATGGTCCACGGATTCCCCATTTTTCTTACACAAGAAGCATCAATCCATAATAATGAGACCATGTTTCCTCAAATTGTCAGTGGTGAGGATTTTTCCAAGGGATTACTGAATGAATTATTCTTAATAATTCTAGGCTAGATCACAGGCTGGAACCTGCTTCTGGTTGACATTATTTTCGTTAGTTTCAGCGTACATCCACATGATTTATGTTTATTAGTTTGTGTGTTACTTATCTAATTGCTAGTTTGGTACAGGAAGCTCAAGCATATGCTCAGGAGAATGGCCTTTACTTCATGGAAACCTCTGCAAAAACTGCAGCTAATGTCAATGACATCTTCCACGAGATAGGTATGTTTCTATGATAGTTGTTTTAGGTTAGGGAATCATCTCCATATGAGGACATTTAGTGAAAACCCAGTTTAGATTGTATGCAGCCTTTTGCGTTTAGTATTTAATTTTGCGAGATCTGTTTCTCTACTTGTACTTCACTGGTTGTTGTAGGCGGGTAAGTTATTTAGGAGAAAGTCCGTTGAAATATTTCTGACTTGTTGCCCATGACAATAATTCCAAACACTTATGAGGACCAACCTAATCTATCCAGCAACTTTTTCATTGCCAATGTCTGCCATGAATGGAGAAACACAAAATTTCTCCGTCTATGGGCAGAGTGTTTGCTCATGTATGATTCCTCTGTTTTTGACATTGTGACTGATTCTGTTGTGTTTTTCTGTACAGCAAAAAGATTACCTCGAGTGCAACCAGTCCAGAATCCATCAGGAATGGTTCTTATGGATAGACCTGCAGACAGGGTAGCAAGTGCAACTTGTTGCTCTTAAAGAATCTGCCGCTAGCTGTGTGCTTGTATCTTTATCAGCTTCTGTGGTGCACAGTAGAAATCAACCGTGTACTTGTCTAGTTTTTGTCTGTGCACAACTCATTTAGAACTGTACATGCATGTTCGGATGCTTTGTTTTTTGCAGTAAATGATTGTGGATATATGGTCTACTAATGAAATGAAACAGTGTGGTGTGCTTCATTTTCAGTTGCAAATTGAAAAGGTTCAGCTTCGAATAAACAATACTTGTTTGTGACATCGAGAAGCGAGCAAGATTGTAAGCAGATATGTTACCGCTTATTGTAACAAGCTCAAGCTGCCAATAAAAGAGTGCAGAAGCAGACATTGTTGTAACCAGAACCTTCCCTCGA
This sequence is a window from Carya illinoinensis cultivar Pawnee chromosome 9, C.illinoinensisPawnee_v1, whole genome shotgun sequence. Protein-coding genes within it:
- the LOC122276565 gene encoding ras-related protein RABF2b, with the protein product MATTGNKNINAKLVLLGDVGAGKSSLVLRFVKGQFIEFQESTIGAAFFSQTLAVNDATVKFEIWDTAGQERYHSLAPMYYRGAAAGIIVYDITNQASFERAKKWVQELQAQGNPNMVMALAGNKADLLDMRKVAAEEAQAYAQENGLYFMETSAKTAANVNDIFHEIAKRLPRVQPVQNPSGMVLMDRPADRVASATCCS